In the Wyeomyia smithii strain HCP4-BCI-WySm-NY-G18 chromosome 2, ASM2978416v1, whole genome shotgun sequence genome, one interval contains:
- the LOC129723163 gene encoding uncharacterized protein LOC129723163, which produces MNGPFARGSLTCANICKYINSQCTTSNTRAIIMEKPLFFVATLLSLSAAQYENSFAATLGCSQYNAVGGYEADHPYFAISNFRNVFSTTNVTRIRLGILGTNDGIIRLAPAEYPYDETEMHEIVLSGWANQRSVIRRYIRDSPDKVNATVELVNRASNGMLSSLKPLMISIEYYPSGTIKIVKDGNRRPLLQTQDRKLSFNNIGFCNWNVPVVFFFDCPVN; this is translated from the exons ATGAATGGTCCATTTGCCCGTGGTTCCCTAACTTGTGCAAACATTTGTAAGTATATAAATAGTCAATGCACCACATCGAATACCCGAGCAATCATCATGGAGAAGCCTTTATTTTTCGTTGCGACGCTGCTAAGTCTAAGTGCAGCGCAATACGAGAACAGCTTTGCAG CAACCCTTGGATGTTCGCAGTACAACGCAGTAGGTGGCTATGAAGCAGATCACCCCTATTTTGCAATATCCAACTTTAGAAATGTTTTTTCTACCACCAACGTCACCCGAATTCGGTTAGGGATTCTTGGTACAAACGATGGCATCATTCGCCTAGCACCAGCTGAATATCCGTACGATGAAacagaaatgcatgaaatag TTCTCTCTGGTTGGGCTAACCAACGATCCGTGATTCGAAGGTATATTCGCGATTCACCGGACAAAGTCAATGCGACCGTGGAATTAGTTAATCGAGCCAGCAATGGGATGCTTTCTTCCCTTAAACCTCTGATGATATCAATTGAGTACTATCCTAGTGGAACCATTAAAATAGTTAAAGATGGCAATAGACGACCACTACTTCAGACTCAAGATAGAAAATTATCGTTCAACAACATAGGATTTTGCAATTGGAACGTTCCGGTAGTGTTTTTCTTCGATTGTCCCGTTAACTAA